A single Phragmites australis chromosome 4, lpPhrAust1.1, whole genome shotgun sequence DNA region contains:
- the LOC133915503 gene encoding endoglucanase 10 codes for MFGRDPWGGPLEISNADSATDDDRSRDLDRAALMRQLDETQQSWLLAGPGDQAGKKKKKYVDLGCVVVDRKIFMWTVGTILGVGLFIGFVMMIVKLVPHKRPPPPPPDQYTQALHKALMFFNAQRSGPLPKHNGVSWRGNSCMKDGLSDSSVRRSLVGGFYDAGDAIKFNYPMAWSMTMLSWTVIEYRAKYEAIGELDHVKELIKWGTDYLLKTFNSSADTIDRIVAQVGIGDTSKGSTPNDHYCWMRPEDIDYRRPVTECHSCSDLAAEMAAALAAASIVFKDSKTYSDKLVHGAKALYKFGRLQRGRYSPNGSDQAIFYNSTSYWDEFVWGGAWMYFATGNNSYLTVATAPGMAKHAGAYWFDSPNYGVFTWDDKLPGAQVLLSRLRLFLSPGYPYEEILRTFHNQTDNVMCSYLPLFNSFNFTKGGLIQLNHGRPQPLQYAVNAAFLASLYSNYLEAADTPGWYCGPNFYTTEVLRKFAKSQLDYILGKNPLKMSYVVGFGNKYPKRPHHRGASIPHNGVKYGCKGGFKWRESKKANPNILIGAMVAGPDRHDGFKDVRTNYNYTEPTLAANAGLVAALISLADINTGKSGIDKNTIFSAIPPMFPTPPPPPSAWKP; via the exons ATGTTCGGGCGGGACCCGTGGGGCGGGCCGCTGGAGATCTCGAATGCGGACTCCGCGACGGACGACGACCGGAGCCGGGACCTGGACCGGGCGGCGCTGATGCGGCAGCTGGACGAGACGCAGCAGAGCTGGCTCCTGGCCGGCCCGGGCGACCAGGcgggcaagaagaagaagaagtacgTCGACCTCGGCTGCGTCGTCGTCGACCGCAAGATCTTCATGTGGACCGTCGGCACCATCCTCGGCGTCGGCCTCTTCATCGGCTTCGTCATGATGATCGTCAAGCTCGTCCCGCACaagcgcccgccgccgccgccgcccgaccAGTACACGCAGGCCCTGCACAAGGCGCTCATGTTCTTCAACGCCCAGCGAT CTGGTCCGCTGCCGAAGCACAACGGCGTCAGCTGGAGGGGCAATTCCTGCATGAAGGACGGCCTCTCCGACAGTAGCGTCCGGAGGAGCTTGGTCGGAGGCTTCTACGACGCAGGGGACGCCATCAAGTTCAACTACCCCATGGCCTGGTCCATGACCATGCTCAGCTGGACTGTGATCGAGTACAGGGCCAAGTATGAGGCCATCGGTGAGCTCGACCATGTCAAGGAGCTGATCAAGTGGGGCACAGACTACCTCCTCAAGACCTTCAATTCATCTGCCGACACAATCGACCGGATTGTTGCCCAG GTGGGTATAGGCGACACCTCTAAAGGCTCCACGCCTAATGACCACTACTGCTGGATGAGACCAGAGGATATCGATTACCGCAGGCCTGTCACTGAGTGCCACTCTTGCTCAGATCTTGCTGCTGAAATGGCCGCCGCCCTGGCTGCGGCTTCCATAGTGTTCAAGGACAGCAAGACCTACTCTGACAAGCTCGTCCATGGTGCAAAAGCCCTGTACAAGTTTGGCAGGCTGCAGCGTGGGCGATACAGCCCCAATGGATCTGACCAGGCAATTTTCTACAATTCCACCAGCTACTGGGATGAGTTTGTGTGGGGTGGTGCATGGATGTACTTTGCCACAGGGAACAATTCATACCTTACAGTTGCCACAGCTCCAGGAATGGCAAAGCATGCTGGAGCTTACTGGTTTGATAGTCCAAACTATGGAGTATTTACCTGGGATGACAAACTTCCAGGAGCTCAG GTTCTTCTCAGCAGGTTGCGGCTCTTCCTAAGTCCAGGGTACCCTTACGAAGAAATATTAAGGACATTCCACAACCAAACCGATAACGTTATGTGCTCATATTTACCTTTATTCAATTCATTCAACTTTACTAAAG GAGGATTGATACAACTCAACCATGGAAGGCCTCAGCCACTTCAGTATGCTGTCAATGCAGCTTTCCTTGCTTCTTTATATAGCAATTATCTTGAAGCTGCGGATACACCTGGCTGGTACTGCGGACCTAATTTCTACACCACAGAAGTCCTCCGCAAGTTTGCCAAGTCACAG CTTGATTACATCCTTGGCAAGAACCCACTAAAGATGAGCTACGTTGTGGGTTTTGGAAACAAGTACCCCAAGCGTCCTCATCACAGAGGCGCATCAATACCTCATAATGGTGTCAAGTATGGATGCAAAGGAGGTTTTAAATGGAGGGAGAGTAAAAAGGCAAACCCTAATATCCTCATTGGAGCAATGGTCGCTGGCCCTGACAGGCATGATGGTTTCAAAGATGTCCGCACGAACTACAATTACACAGAACCTACTCTTGCAGCAAATGCTGGTTTGGTTGCAGCACTGATTTCTCTAGCCGACATCAATACTGGAAAGTCTGGAATTGATAAGAACACCATCTTCTCTGCAATTCCGCCGATGTTCccaactccaccaccaccaccgtcagCTTGGAAACCGTGA
- the LOC133914136 gene encoding glycerol-3-phosphate acyltransferase RAM2-like: protein MGETVMAASPFRSVEKCSSTDRGDCTVVADLDGTLLCGRSSFPYFAHVAFETGGVLRLLLLIMLAPLAGMLYYFVSEPAGIQVLIFASMAGARVTDIEAVARAVLPKFYCSDLHPESWRVFSACGRRCVLTANPRIMVEAFLKEYIGTDVVVGTELVIWRGRATGLVRSPGVLVGENKADALRKAFGDVAPEVGLGDRRTDYPFMRLCKEGYVVPSTPKLKPVPRENLPKPVVFHDGRLVQKPSPALALLTVLWIPIGFVLACLRIAAGALLPMRMVYHAFRALGVRVTIKGNPPPPASRETGQTGVLFICSHRTLLDPIFLSTALGRPITAVTYSVSRLSEILSPIRTVRLTRDRAADAAMIRRLLTEGDLVICPEGTTCREPFLLRFSALFAELTDEIVPVAMENQMSMFHGTTARGWKGLDPFYFFMNPSPGYVVTFLNKLPAELTCSGGKSSHEVANYIQRLIASTLSYECTSFTRKDKYKALAGNDGTVVSKPSIDKKKVMGC, encoded by the exons ATGGGGGAGACGGTGATGGCTGCCTCGCCGTTCCGCTCGGTGGAGAAGTGCTCGTCCACCGACCGCGGCGACTGCACTGTCGTCGCGGACCTGGACGGCACGCTGCTGTGCGGCCGGAGCTCGTTCCCGTACTTCGCGCACGTAGCGTTCGAAACCGGCGGCGtgctgcggctgctgctgctcatcaTGCTGGCGCCGCTCGCGGGGATGCTCTACTACTTTGTGTCCGAGCCGGCTGGCATCCAGGTGCTCATTTTCGCCTCCATGGCCGGCGCGAGGGTCACCGACATCGAGGCCGTGGCGCGCGCCGTCCTGCCCAAGTTCTACTGCTCCGACCTGCACCCGGAGTCGTGGCGCGTGTTCTCGGCGTGCGGGCGCCGGTGCGTGCTCACCGCGAACCCACGGATCATGGTGGAGGCGTTCCTCAAGGAGTACATCGGCACGGACGTCGTCGTCGGTACGGAGCTCGTGATCTGGCGCGGCCGGGCGACGGGGCTCGTCCGCTCCCCCGGCGTGCTCGTCGGCGAGAACAAGGCGGACGCGCTCCGGAAGGCGTTCGGCGACGTCGCGCCCGAGGTCGGCCTTGGCGACAGGAGGACGGACTACCCGTTCATGAGGCTGTGCAAGGAGGGCTATGTGGTGCCCTCGACGCCGAAGCTGAAGCCCGTGCCACGAGAGAACCTGCCGAAGCCGGTGGTCTTCCACGACGGCCGGCTCGTCCAGAAGCCGTCGCCGGCGCTCGCGCTGCTCACCGTCCTCTGGATCCCCATCGGGTTCGTGCTGGCCTGCCTCCGCATCGCCGCGGGCGCGCTCCTGCCGATGCGCATGGTGTACCACGCGTTCCGCGCCCTCGGCGTCCGCGTCACCATCAAGGGCAACCCTCCCCCGCCGGCCAGCCGCGAGACCGGCCAGACTGGCGTGCTCTTCATCTGCTCCCACCGCACCCTCCTCgaccccatcttcctctccaccGCGCTCGGCCGCCCGATCACCGCCGTCACCTACTCG GTCTCACGGCTGTCGGAGATCTTGTCGCCGATCCGAACGGTGCGGCTGACCCGTGACCGGGCAGCCGACGCCGCCATGATCCGGCGCCTCCTAACGGAGGGTGACCTGGTGATCTGCCCCGAGGGCACGACGTGCCGTGAGCCGTTCCTGCTCCGGTTCTCGGCGCTGTTCGCGGAGCTGACGGACGAGATCGTGCCGGTGGCGATGGAGAACCAGATGAGCATGTTCCACGGCACGACGGCGCGCGGGTGGAAGGGGCTGGACCCCTTCTACTTCTTCATGAACCCGAGCCCCGGGTACGTGGTCACATTCCTCAACAAGCTGCCGGCAGAGCTCACCTGCAGCGGCGGGAAGAGCAGCCACGAGGTGGCCAACTACATCCAGCGGCTCATCGCCTCCACGCTCTCGTACGAGTGCACCAGCTTCACCAGGAAGGACAAGTACAAGGCGCTCGCCGGCAACGACGGCACTGTCGTGTCCAAGCCCAGCATCGACAAGAAGAAGGTCATGGGGTGCTAA
- the LOC133914137 gene encoding ankyrin repeat-containing protein ITN1-like yields the protein MAPTAQEGGMIPALYKAVAQGDVKGLRKLVVADVKILNSTTPQRNTALHLAALQGHTGVAREVLNVSQEMLVAKNVDGDTALHLAAKTGRLKVAELLISLARGWPDDPNTEDTLLKSPLLMTNKAGNSPLHEAAQHRKAAVALALLDADPNRGYDLNEQMESPLHMAAREGLVHVVRQIVDFAWVEARYVPSVSVSGTALHQAVLGGHTRIVEILLEKRHDLIDLTDSDGNNALHYAAKKNHSHAVELLLNNKPELAYKPNNELQSPLHVAAHYGSTEAIKALLRHCPDVAEMVDSCGRNALHVSVTSGKTNALRCLLRHVHHAELLNRVDGNGNTPLQLAAEMSRVQSALLLLKDRRVDPCVCNRSGHTARSLLEIRSTHGGTSRHDEISSTHGYDGHTAHSLVEIHSANAEMDAYEMYLWKKLKHQESIRCRKQQLPPVTFARDRRTSSHKYFEHSAETYILVATLIATVTFAATFTMPGGYDQTNGIALHGHNTAFKIFVISNTVAMCSSIVVVFCFIWAWKDPIKFKVEQLHWGHRLTVVACLAMLISLMSAVYITVAPTSRWPAYVVIAIGVSTPAVVFLMLGKEAIFVPL from the exons ATGGCACCAACGGCTCAAGAGGGAGGCATGATTCCCGCGTTGTACAAGGCCGTGGCGCAGGGGGACGTGAAGGGCCTGAGGAAACTGGTGGTGGCCGACGTCAAGATCCTCAACTCCACGACGCCCCAGCGCAACACGGCGCTCCACCTCGCCGCCTTGCAAGGCCACACCGGTGTCGCCCGCGAGGTCCTCAACGTGAGCCAGGAGATGCTCGTCGCCAAGAACGTCGACGGCGACACCGCGCTGCACTTGGCAGCCAAGACGGGAAGGCTGAAGGTGGCGGAGCTGCTGATCAGCCTCGCCCGGGGCTGGCCGGATGACCCGAACACTGAGGACACGCTGCTCAAAAGCCCCCTGTTGATGACCAACAAGGCGGGCAATAGCCCGCTGCACGAGGCGGCGCAGCACCGTAAGGCCGCCGTGGCGCTGGCGCTGCTTGACGCCGACCCCAACCGCGGCTACGACCTCAACGAGCAGATGGAGTCTCCACTGCACATGGCCGCCCGCGAGGGACTCGTCCACGTCGTCCGCCAGATAGTCGACTTCGCCTGGGTTGAAGCGCGGTACGTGCCCTCTGTCTCCGTCAGCGGCACGGCTCTGCACCAGGCCGTGCTCGGCGGGCACACCC GGATCGTGGAGATTCTTCTGGAGAAGCGGCACGATCTGATCGACCTGACCGACTCCGATGGCAACAACGCCCTGCACTACGCGGCGAAGAAGAACCACTCGCACGCGGTGGAGCTGTTGCTCAACAATAAGCCGGAGCTGGCCTACAAGCCCAACAACGAGCTGCAATCCCCGCTGCACGTCGCCGCGCACTACGGCTCGACGGAGGCCATCAAGGCGCTGCTCCGCCACTGCCCCGACGTGGCCGAGATGGTGGACAGCTGCGGCCGCAACGCCTTGCACGTCTCCGTCACCAGCGGAAAGACGAACGCACTCAGGTGCCTGCTCCGCCACGTCCACCACGCAGAGCTGCTCAACCGCGTCGACGGCAATGGCAACACGCCACTCCAACTTGCCGCCGAGATGAGCCGCGTCCAGTCCGCGTTGCTTCTGCTCAAGGACCGCCGCGTCGACCCATGCGTCTGCAACCGCAGCGGTCACACGGCGCGCAGCCTCCTCGAGATCAGGTCGACCCACGGCGGAACGAGCCGCCACGACGAGATCAGCTCGACGCACGGCTACGACGGCCACACGGCGCACAGCCTCGTCGAGATCCACTCGGCCAACGCCGAGATGGACGCCTACGAGATGTATCTCTGGAAGAAGCTCAAGCATCAAGAGTCCATCAGGTGCCGCAAGCAGCAGCTGCCGCCTGTCACTTTCGCCCGCGACCGAAGGACCTCCAGCCACAAGTACTTCGAGCACAGCGCCGAGACTTACATCCTCGTCGCCACCCTCATCGCCACCGTCACCTTCGCCGCCACCTTCACCATGCCCGGCGGCTACGACCAGACCAACGGCATCGCTCTTCACGGCCACAACACCGCCTTCAAGATCTTCGTCATCTCCAATACTGTCGCCATGTGCAGCTCCATCGTAGTTGTCTTCTGCTTCATCTGGGCCTGGAAAGACCCCATAAAGTTCAAGGTCGAACAACTCCATTGGGGCCACAGGCTAACGGTCGTCGCCTGCCTCGCCATGCTTATCTCGCTCATGTCTGCCGTCTACATCACCGTAGCACCCACCTCACGGTGGCCCGCCTACGTCGTCATTGCCATCGGTGTCAGCACTCCAGCCGTCGTCTTCCTCATGCTGGGCAAGGAGGCGATCTTCGTGCCACTGTAA